The following are from one region of the Granulicella aggregans genome:
- a CDS encoding alpha/beta fold hydrolase — MSPQYRHIVVSGVRVAYIEREASGRQYETSILLLDALLATAETLAELIAGLSTDRRVVALDLLSASSSDKKSVDVHQASLTGLIHEFMQTIGLVQPVLIGHSHGGALALRLAATAPMALKGLVLLAPAHPFGGYRSRVVNFYLRQPGRMLALSIPVAPS, encoded by the coding sequence ATGAGTCCCCAGTACCGCCACATTGTCGTCAGCGGTGTCCGCGTAGCCTACATAGAGCGGGAAGCGTCCGGAAGACAATATGAAACGTCAATCCTATTGCTCGATGCGTTGCTGGCTACTGCTGAAACGCTGGCGGAGCTAATCGCCGGGCTGTCGACTGACCGTCGAGTTGTAGCGCTCGACCTCCTTTCGGCCAGTTCCTCGGACAAGAAGAGCGTAGATGTCCATCAGGCGAGTCTCACTGGGTTGATCCACGAATTCATGCAGACTATTGGTTTAGTGCAACCCGTTCTGATCGGGCATTCACATGGCGGGGCACTCGCTTTGCGGCTCGCGGCGACGGCTCCAATGGCTTTGAAGGGTCTGGTGCTGCTGGCTCCGGCGCATCCCTTTGGCGGCTACAGAAGCCGCGTCGTGAACTTCTATCTCCGACAGCCTGGCCGCATGCTCGCATTGAGTATTCCGGTTGCTCCGAGCTGA
- a CDS encoding alpha/beta fold hydrolase produces the protein MRQLRPHLTVLRNRNTLRRVLEILQTWDGDMDGLREVLENSAIATPTLLIWGEEDPVVPIASAAKLEDRLLVSERVTLAAMGHLLVEEAPEECARLIEKWLVGLDAHDFR, from the coding sequence ATGCGGCAACTGCGGCCTCATCTCACGGTGTTGCGCAATCGCAACACTCTACGCCGAGTGCTTGAAATACTGCAAACATGGGACGGGGACATGGATGGTTTGCGCGAAGTGCTGGAAAATTCCGCGATAGCCACTCCAACTCTTCTGATCTGGGGAGAGGAAGACCCCGTTGTCCCGATCGCCAGTGCGGCGAAGTTGGAGGATCGTCTTTTAGTGAGCGAGCGCGTGACATTGGCTGCGATGGGTCATCTGCTGGTCGAGGAAGCACCGGAAGAGTGCGCGAGACTGATTGAGAAGTGGCTCGTCGGCCTTGACGCGCATGATTTCCGATAA
- the pabB gene encoding aminodeoxychorismate synthase component I: protein MGSANALLEESLQRESAGRSPAWHALPASFRQLAAQTIGSVLLETAKPDGDFDKSLLFLEPTSELIAWTVHDLDRLFADLEHHLADGLFVAGWFSYECGEHFVGLPPKQDAALARQEPIARLGVFSAPIEFDHSSGVIRGALPAAKSIASVQQDQADILTGGLTIARKDYDAAIQKIHHYLQEGDTYQINFTDNVRGCTASEPLALYKTLLKQQPVPFAAFLNEPDGPVLSFSPELFFRTHRGRIEVRPMKGTWRRGRDLKEDEAAVLHLRTDEKNRSEHVMIVDLLRNDLGRICQYGSVKVDKLFHVERYKTLLQMTSTCSGVLRDDVSPSQIFATMFPSGSITGAPKRRAMEIIHELERQPRGVYTGAIGYFGPRGESCFNVAIRSLKLRGDQLTMGVGGGITAGSKAEEEFEECNLKAAFLTRRQPPFSLIETMRCDAGIPLLALHMERLSSSARYFGIEYDRTQLRTELAVAAESCGSVESRVRIELDGNGDWEIDATPLSHAPWRGRLLVATERTRSTDVFLRHKTTNRGLYDGPLAEARKNGFDELLFLNEEECLTEGAISNLFLRRGNKWITPSLDCGVLPGIKRRQLLKDLPGVEEGLLQLQDLEIADEIFLCNSLRGVRSVSSIERVDGVVVWQKQIPHLAGH from the coding sequence GTGGGAAGTGCTAACGCATTGCTGGAGGAATCTCTGCAGCGAGAGTCCGCCGGCCGTTCACCCGCATGGCATGCTCTCCCAGCGAGCTTTCGCCAACTCGCAGCGCAAACCATCGGGTCGGTGCTCCTCGAGACGGCGAAGCCGGACGGAGACTTTGACAAGAGTCTGCTCTTCCTGGAACCAACCTCGGAGCTGATCGCATGGACCGTCCACGATCTCGATAGGCTCTTCGCGGACCTTGAGCATCATCTGGCCGACGGCCTCTTTGTGGCGGGCTGGTTCAGCTATGAGTGTGGCGAACATTTCGTCGGGCTGCCTCCAAAGCAAGATGCGGCTCTTGCGCGACAAGAGCCGATCGCGCGTCTGGGAGTCTTCAGCGCCCCGATTGAATTTGATCACTCAAGCGGCGTTATCAGAGGCGCACTCCCGGCCGCCAAGAGCATTGCCAGTGTCCAGCAGGATCAGGCCGACATCCTTACAGGTGGCTTGACCATTGCCAGAAAGGACTACGACGCGGCCATTCAAAAGATCCATCATTACCTGCAGGAAGGCGACACCTATCAGATTAACTTCACGGACAACGTGCGGGGCTGCACCGCATCTGAACCACTCGCTCTCTACAAAACTCTGCTGAAGCAGCAGCCTGTTCCCTTCGCCGCCTTCCTCAACGAGCCTGATGGCCCTGTTCTCTCCTTCTCACCAGAGCTCTTCTTTCGCACCCATCGCGGTCGCATCGAAGTTCGTCCGATGAAGGGAACATGGCGGCGAGGTCGCGATCTCAAAGAGGATGAAGCTGCGGTGCTTCATCTGCGAACGGATGAGAAGAATCGCAGCGAGCATGTGATGATCGTGGACCTGCTCCGCAACGACCTGGGCCGCATCTGCCAGTACGGATCGGTCAAAGTCGACAAGCTCTTCCACGTCGAGCGTTACAAGACGCTGCTTCAGATGACCTCTACCTGCTCGGGAGTGCTTCGCGACGACGTCTCGCCTTCGCAGATCTTCGCAACCATGTTCCCATCCGGCTCGATAACGGGAGCGCCGAAGCGGCGGGCCATGGAGATCATCCACGAGTTGGAGCGCCAACCTCGCGGGGTTTACACCGGGGCGATCGGATACTTCGGTCCAAGGGGCGAATCCTGTTTCAACGTCGCGATCCGCTCCTTGAAGCTTCGAGGCGATCAGTTGACGATGGGTGTCGGAGGTGGAATTACTGCCGGCTCCAAAGCTGAAGAAGAGTTCGAGGAATGCAATTTGAAGGCTGCGTTTCTCACCAGGCGGCAGCCACCCTTCTCCCTGATCGAAACCATGCGTTGCGACGCCGGCATTCCACTTCTCGCGCTTCATATGGAGAGGCTTTCCAGTTCAGCCAGATACTTTGGCATCGAATACGACAGAACTCAACTGCGGACCGAGTTGGCGGTAGCTGCTGAGAGCTGTGGAAGCGTCGAAAGCCGGGTACGAATCGAACTCGACGGGAATGGAGATTGGGAGATCGATGCCACTCCGTTGAGCCACGCTCCATGGCGCGGCCGACTGCTCGTGGCAACGGAACGGACGCGCTCAACCGACGTGTTTCTGCGTCACAAGACCACGAACCGAGGTCTTTATGATGGCCCTCTCGCGGAGGCACGGAAGAACGGGTTCGATGAACTTCTCTTCCTCAACGAAGAGGAGTGCCTGACAGAGGGAGCCATCAGCAATCTCTTCCTACGTAGAGGCAACAAATGGATCACACCCTCCCTCGATTGCGGAGTCCTTCCCGGCATCAAACGCAGGCAATTACTCAAAGACCTCCCTGGTGTTGAAGAGGGATTGCTGCAGCTCCAGGATCTAGAGATCGCCGACGAGATCTTCCTGTGTAATTCGCTGCGGGGAGTTCGCTCTGTCTCCTCGATCGAGCGTGTCGATGGAGTCGTAGTCTGGCAAAAGCAGATCCCGCATCTCGCCGGTCATTGA
- the metE gene encoding 5-methyltetrahydropteroyltriglutamate--homocysteine S-methyltransferase, producing the protein MAIPESTYPSKLKTANLGFPRMGRERELKFALEGYWSGKRTAEDLLNVARTLRAEHWCLQKAAGIDFVPSNDFSLYDHVLDALVLIGATPERFGAGPVTLDRYFAMARNSREQTAMEMTKWFDTNYHYLVPEWSEGLAFTVDPSKLVAELREARELGIETRPVIIGPLTLLLLGKGVRGFAPLTLLPRVISAYREVFAQLAAEDVAWVQIDEPILATDLPEGAADAFRTAYAALTETPIKLMLTTYFDAIGSNLPLAVELGTAGIHIDLVRAPEQLQTVAESLKPKQVLSVGCVEGRNVWLTNFVHATSSLLAAVALLGEDRVIVAPSSSLLHVPHDLRSESKLPKRLAGWLRFAEEKLSEIVALGSFDTHAIAANAEAIADREAAETTVNPKVRSQIASLEAKDFARAAVYADRTQIQRAELGLPLFPTTTIGSFPQTAEVRKHRAAHKHGHETTEQYEAYLRSSIEDCIRQQETIGLDVLVHGEFERNDMVEYFAEFLDGFAFTENGWVQSYGSRCVKPPVIYGDVARPRSMTVKWTEYARSLTSRPMKGMLTGPITILQWSFVRNDIPRKDTAWQIALALRDEVRDLEAAGIRIIQVDEPALREGLPLRRANWHAYLEWAVMAFRLATSSVCNGTQIHTHMCYCEFDDILPAIAALDADVISMETARSQMELLEAFRAHGYPNEIGPGVYDIHSPRVPDTSEMKKLLDLALQVLKPEQIWVNPDCGLKTRTWPETVAALTNMCHAAAQLRASSVGV; encoded by the coding sequence ATGGCTATACCGGAATCGACATATCCATCAAAACTTAAAACGGCGAACCTGGGCTTTCCGCGCATGGGGCGCGAACGCGAACTGAAGTTTGCCCTGGAAGGCTACTGGAGCGGCAAGCGAACCGCAGAGGACCTTCTGAACGTTGCCAGAACGCTGCGCGCCGAACACTGGTGCCTTCAAAAGGCCGCCGGCATCGACTTCGTCCCTTCCAACGACTTCTCGCTCTATGACCATGTGCTCGATGCGCTCGTATTGATCGGGGCCACGCCTGAACGCTTTGGTGCTGGCCCGGTCACGCTCGACCGCTACTTCGCAATGGCACGCAACAGCCGCGAGCAGACCGCCATGGAAATGACCAAGTGGTTCGACACTAACTACCACTACCTGGTGCCGGAGTGGTCTGAAGGTCTCGCCTTCACGGTCGACCCCTCCAAACTGGTCGCTGAATTGCGCGAAGCTCGCGAGCTCGGCATCGAGACGCGGCCAGTCATCATCGGGCCTCTCACCTTGTTGTTGCTCGGGAAAGGCGTTCGCGGATTTGCCCCTCTGACTCTGCTTCCCCGTGTCATCTCGGCCTATCGCGAAGTATTCGCACAACTGGCGGCAGAAGACGTCGCATGGGTGCAGATCGATGAGCCGATACTAGCAACGGATCTTCCCGAGGGCGCGGCAGACGCTTTTCGGACGGCCTATGCCGCTTTGACGGAGACGCCGATCAAGCTGATGTTGACCACCTACTTCGATGCGATTGGAAGCAATCTTCCACTCGCCGTGGAACTCGGAACGGCTGGTATCCACATCGATCTGGTTCGCGCGCCGGAACAGCTGCAAACTGTCGCCGAATCTCTCAAGCCCAAACAAGTGCTGAGTGTCGGTTGCGTCGAAGGCCGCAATGTATGGTTGACGAACTTCGTCCATGCGACATCCTCCCTGTTGGCGGCGGTTGCGCTTCTCGGCGAAGACCGCGTGATCGTCGCGCCCTCTTCCTCGCTCCTCCATGTGCCTCACGACCTTCGCAGCGAAAGCAAGCTACCCAAGCGTCTCGCGGGATGGCTGCGCTTCGCAGAAGAGAAGCTCAGCGAGATCGTTGCGCTGGGAAGCTTCGACACCCACGCAATTGCTGCCAATGCCGAGGCCATCGCCGACCGCGAGGCAGCCGAAACGACTGTCAATCCCAAGGTTCGTTCGCAAATTGCTTCTCTTGAAGCAAAGGACTTTGCCCGCGCTGCCGTCTATGCAGACCGGACTCAGATTCAGCGAGCGGAGCTGGGTCTTCCACTCTTCCCGACAACGACGATCGGCTCGTTTCCTCAGACCGCTGAGGTGCGCAAGCATCGTGCCGCACACAAGCATGGGCACGAGACAACCGAGCAGTACGAAGCCTACCTCCGCTCTTCGATTGAGGACTGCATTCGTCAGCAGGAAACAATCGGTCTGGATGTATTGGTACACGGAGAGTTCGAGCGCAACGACATGGTCGAATACTTCGCGGAGTTCCTCGACGGCTTTGCCTTCACGGAAAACGGCTGGGTTCAGAGCTACGGCTCGCGCTGCGTGAAGCCGCCCGTGATCTATGGCGACGTGGCGCGTCCGCGGTCGATGACGGTGAAGTGGACCGAGTATGCGCGATCGCTGACGAGCCGTCCGATGAAGGGCATGCTCACCGGCCCAATCACCATTCTGCAATGGTCGTTTGTCCGGAACGATATCCCGCGTAAGGACACGGCCTGGCAGATTGCTCTCGCACTTCGCGACGAGGTTCGCGATCTCGAGGCTGCGGGCATTCGCATCATCCAGGTAGATGAACCGGCGCTGCGCGAAGGCCTGCCGCTTCGCCGTGCCAACTGGCACGCCTATCTTGAATGGGCCGTGATGGCCTTCAGGCTGGCCACCAGCAGCGTCTGCAATGGAACGCAGATTCATACGCATATGTGCTACTGCGAGTTCGACGACATTCTGCCGGCGATCGCGGCCCTGGATGCTGATGTCATCTCGATGGAGACGGCGCGCTCGCAGATGGAGTTGCTCGAGGCCTTCCGCGCTCATGGTTACCCAAACGAAATCGGACCTGGGGTGTATGACATTCACTCGCCCCGCGTGCCCGATACAAGCGAGATGAAGAAGCTGCTTGACCTTGCACTTCAGGTCCTCAAACCGGAACAGATTTGGGTGAATCCGGATTGTGGTTTGAAGACCAGAACATGGCCAGAGACAGTAGCTGCCCTCACCAACATGTGCCACGCTGCAGCGCAGTTGCGTGCATCCAGCGTCGGGGTATAG
- a CDS encoding phosphocholine-specific phospholipase C, with protein MQTRRDFLKLATLVTGAAGLGGLFTETVQKAYAIEAAPGSTFLDAEHVVILMQENRSFDHAFGTMRGVRGFNDPRALRQQNGNSVFVQTDAAGNSFAPWRLDIKDTRITWMGSLPHSRESQVDAWNEGLHDGWLDAKRSGEKEYAPLPLTMGHYTREDLPFYYALADAFTLCDQNYCSVMTSTSPNRSYLWTGTIREHQSVDAKVHIRNEQIDDGGMTWKTFPERLEEAGITWKSYQNELTRSGLSGEHDAWLSNFGDNVLECFSAYNVEAYPGFVLAAKQELSEISARTAKLEKRLAEQKDHAAAAKLAKELQEMRSRADAIQSTLAGAGEARYQQLSDHQKALHNAAFVTNAADPDYQTLHSLPYEEQGQPRSMEVPKGDVLYKFRKDVNEDKLPAVSWLTASERFSDHPSSPWFGAWYVSEVMDILTSNPEVWKKTIFILTYDENDGYFDHAPSFVAADPKRPQTGGASSGIDTGLEYTYKEDELRMGVEDADARSGPIGMGFRVPMIIASPWSRGGWVNSQVFDHTSVLTFLEGFVESKFGKKVREDNVSAWRRTVSGDLTSAFRPYDPNEPSMESLDRDKFVVSIEKARFKEVPSNFQKLTSEQIEEINRAPLQSSFLAKQEKGIRPACALPYELYAEGNLTADNKHFELRLTAATEVHGSRSAGAPFNVYLRNLKDSHPSGRMISSSYAVKAGDTLKTQIPLSHFGDTGYSIEVVSANGFYRSFQGRPTPPILESKAELELNRRAPTGNLQIRLKNRFEKKISVTIEDNSYKAAPIARDLHPGQDFTAVLDLKRTHGWYDFTVKAVGSSAEARYAGRVETGKPTFSDPLMGGTLEA; from the coding sequence ATGCAAACACGACGCGACTTTCTCAAACTTGCGACCCTGGTGACCGGTGCCGCCGGTCTAGGCGGCCTCTTCACCGAGACCGTGCAAAAGGCCTACGCGATTGAAGCGGCACCGGGCTCGACGTTCCTCGACGCAGAGCACGTCGTGATCCTGATGCAGGAGAACCGTTCCTTCGACCATGCCTTCGGCACCATGCGCGGAGTCCGGGGATTCAATGACCCGCGCGCTCTGCGCCAGCAGAATGGCAACTCCGTCTTCGTGCAGACGGATGCGGCGGGGAACTCTTTCGCTCCATGGCGGCTCGACATCAAAGACACCCGCATCACCTGGATGGGGTCGCTTCCCCACTCTCGTGAGAGCCAGGTCGACGCCTGGAACGAAGGCCTCCATGACGGTTGGTTGGACGCGAAGCGTTCCGGCGAAAAGGAGTATGCGCCCCTGCCCCTGACGATGGGTCACTACACCCGCGAGGACCTGCCCTTTTACTACGCACTCGCAGACGCCTTTACCCTCTGCGATCAGAACTACTGTTCCGTGATGACCAGCACCTCGCCTAACCGCAGTTACCTGTGGACCGGCACGATTCGTGAACACCAGAGTGTGGACGCGAAGGTCCATATACGCAACGAACAGATCGATGACGGCGGCATGACTTGGAAGACCTTTCCTGAGCGGCTGGAAGAGGCCGGAATCACCTGGAAGTCCTATCAGAACGAGCTCACTCGTTCGGGACTATCAGGGGAACATGACGCGTGGCTCTCCAACTTCGGCGACAACGTGCTCGAATGTTTCTCCGCATATAACGTTGAGGCGTACCCGGGTTTTGTCCTGGCCGCGAAACAGGAACTCAGTGAGATATCAGCCCGTACCGCGAAGCTCGAGAAGAGGCTCGCCGAACAGAAAGATCACGCGGCGGCGGCAAAGCTCGCCAAGGAACTCCAGGAGATGCGGAGTCGCGCCGATGCCATCCAGTCGACGCTTGCCGGAGCGGGCGAGGCGCGCTACCAGCAGCTCTCCGATCACCAGAAGGCCCTGCACAACGCGGCTTTTGTAACCAACGCGGCGGACCCGGACTACCAGACCCTGCACTCTCTGCCATACGAGGAACAGGGTCAACCTCGCAGCATGGAGGTTCCCAAAGGGGACGTTCTCTATAAATTCCGCAAGGACGTCAACGAGGACAAGCTGCCAGCCGTCTCATGGCTCACGGCCTCCGAGAGGTTCTCCGACCATCCAAGTTCGCCTTGGTTTGGCGCTTGGTATGTCTCCGAGGTGATGGACATCCTCACCAGCAATCCCGAGGTATGGAAGAAGACCATCTTCATCCTGACCTACGATGAGAATGACGGCTACTTCGATCACGCGCCGTCGTTCGTCGCCGCCGACCCGAAGCGCCCGCAAACCGGCGGCGCTTCATCGGGAATCGACACCGGTCTTGAGTACACCTACAAAGAAGATGAGTTGCGTATGGGAGTGGAAGATGCCGACGCCCGCTCCGGCCCCATCGGCATGGGCTTCCGTGTACCGATGATCATCGCCTCGCCCTGGAGTCGCGGCGGATGGGTCAACTCACAGGTGTTTGACCACACCTCGGTCCTTACCTTTCTTGAAGGTTTCGTCGAATCGAAGTTTGGCAAGAAAGTGCGCGAAGACAATGTCAGCGCGTGGCGCCGCACCGTCTCAGGCGATCTCACTTCCGCGTTCCGTCCCTACGATCCCAACGAGCCCTCCATGGAGTCGCTCGACCGGGACAAGTTCGTCGTCAGCATCGAGAAGGCGCGCTTCAAGGAGGTTCCGTCAAACTTCCAGAAGCTCACATCGGAGCAGATCGAAGAGATCAATCGCGCCCCTCTTCAATCCAGCTTCCTGGCGAAGCAGGAGAAGGGTATCCGGCCTGCATGCGCTCTCCCCTATGAGCTCTACGCGGAAGGGAATCTGACCGCAGACAACAAGCACTTCGAACTTCGCTTGACCGCCGCAACCGAGGTCCATGGCAGCCGGTCGGCCGGAGCTCCATTCAACGTCTACCTTCGCAACCTGAAAGACTCCCATCCCTCTGGACGCATGATCTCCTCGAGCTATGCGGTCAAGGCGGGCGACACGCTGAAGACGCAGATTCCGCTATCGCACTTCGGCGATACTGGCTATTCGATCGAGGTCGTCAGCGCCAATGGCTTCTACCGCTCTTTCCAAGGCCGCCCTACACCGCCGATTTTGGAATCCAAGGCAGAGCTTGAGCTGAATCGAAGGGCGCCCACAGGAAACCTGCAGATTCGTTTGAAGAACAGGTTCGAGAAGAAGATAAGCGTCACGATCGAAGACAACTCGTACAAGGCTGCACCCATCGCAAGAGACCTTCATCCAGGCCAGGATTTCACTGCTGTGCTCGATCTGAAGCGCACCCACGGCTGGTATGACTTCACCGTTAAGGCTGTGGGTTCGAGTGCAGAGGCGCGTTATGCAGGGCGTGTCGAGACCGGGAAGCCCACGTTCAGCGATCCGCTCATGGGCGGCACACTCGAGGCCTGA
- a CDS encoding TonB-dependent receptor, translating to MLALCRAGFAQDTGASLFGEVKDSRGAVVKGANAVATNTATNQHTDATTDDQGEYVLLKLQPGTYTLSIFAPGFNSYKQDGIRLDLNQHANQDVILNVGDVQQAVTVTSDVTGLDTESSQVSDEVNGASLRQLPLNARNPYQLVTLVPGFAGSTGDDYNSNSFSINGTRQGYTDVLVDGSPAGFPTVNGNSGIGVFPSIDAIGEYRVLAQNYSAEYGRTAGGIVNVVFKAGANQFHGTLFEFLRNNDLDSDDYFSKLHDKPLPAFHRNQFGGILTGPIIKDKTFFLLSTELLRQNAFQSLTATVPTDLQREGDFSQTFGANGQLITIYNPFSTRANPNGSGYIRDPFPNNKIPANLLSAVALKALAYYPEPNTVGNSITNANNYFANGSTITQTTAWDVRVDHNLTPKQKIFARYSNRYYSSAPNALFPAQDAVAEGLINGEDYARGFTFGHTMTINDRTLLDTRLGFSRTLYNYLNTSLGFQASTLGLPGTLDAAGGTPTFPVFSPAGYTGLGNNGDRHNAFMTYSLLSSLTMVRGKHTFKIGFDGRLIRVNDHESADASGNFSFGTNFSQGPDPNAASANTGNGIASMLLGTGTGDLIQSYKNDASQSYYFAEYLQDDWRVTHKLTLNLGVRYDLDTPRTERYNRMNYFDPSALSPLSAEVPGLSGGLVFVGTDGHSRYQYRADTNNFAPRLGFSYAALPSTVVHGGAAVVYGPSAQAAAGTVGPYGFRVQNSWVSTLDGITPFNTLDNPFPNGFQPPPGAAAGLLTGVGGQIEGAIRNTPTPYAVQWDLDVQHTLSRDTTLEVAYVGNRGRKQQQSREGGIDFDQLPTADLSLGSQLEASVANPFYGFITTGALSQPTTTRGQLLRQYPQFTSMLPLFLSGGNTQYDALQVRVNKRFNQGLQVQASYVLAKNFDNGTNHQDSFAPMKDFAVSSQDVHQRFVGSYIYQLPIGRGQRFASNMSRWEDLAVGGWQINGITTLQGGTPLQISASNSLSSFDFQTLYANTNFQNASLSGDIHKRLNAYFKTANFSQPAPFTLGNGPAYYDNLRSPSLDSTDLSLFKEFETVERLKLQFRAEMFNAFNHVQFGSPDTGVTDSTFGEITSQANSPRQIQFGLKLLF from the coding sequence ATGCTGGCATTGTGCCGCGCAGGGTTTGCCCAGGACACGGGCGCAAGTCTGTTTGGCGAAGTGAAAGACAGCCGTGGGGCCGTGGTGAAGGGCGCCAATGCCGTTGCCACCAACACGGCGACCAACCAACATACCGATGCGACCACCGATGATCAGGGTGAGTACGTGCTGCTCAAGTTGCAGCCCGGAACGTATACCCTGAGCATCTTCGCGCCGGGCTTCAACAGCTACAAACAGGATGGAATCCGGCTGGACCTGAACCAGCACGCGAACCAGGATGTGATCCTGAACGTGGGCGACGTTCAACAGGCGGTCACGGTGACGTCCGACGTTACCGGTCTGGATACGGAGTCGTCGCAGGTGAGCGACGAGGTGAATGGAGCATCGCTTCGGCAGCTACCGTTGAACGCTCGCAATCCCTATCAGCTTGTGACGCTGGTGCCGGGGTTTGCGGGATCGACCGGAGATGACTACAACTCGAACAGCTTTTCGATTAACGGCACGCGACAGGGCTACACGGACGTGCTGGTCGATGGTAGTCCAGCCGGCTTCCCGACGGTGAATGGAAACTCGGGCATTGGTGTGTTTCCGTCGATCGACGCGATCGGCGAGTACCGCGTCCTGGCGCAGAACTACTCCGCGGAGTATGGGCGCACGGCCGGTGGCATCGTCAACGTCGTCTTCAAGGCCGGAGCCAACCAGTTCCACGGGACACTGTTCGAGTTCCTGCGCAACAACGACCTGGACTCCGACGACTACTTCTCGAAGCTGCATGACAAGCCACTGCCCGCCTTCCATCGCAACCAGTTCGGCGGCATCCTCACCGGCCCCATCATCAAGGACAAGACCTTCTTCCTGCTCTCGACCGAGTTGCTCCGCCAGAACGCGTTCCAGTCGCTCACAGCGACCGTGCCCACGGACCTGCAGCGGGAGGGAGATTTCTCGCAGACCTTTGGCGCGAATGGACAACTGATTACCATCTACAACCCATTTTCGACACGCGCGAACCCGAATGGCTCGGGCTACATCCGTGATCCCTTTCCGAACAACAAGATCCCTGCCAATCTTCTGAGTGCCGTTGCGCTGAAGGCACTCGCTTACTATCCCGAGCCCAACACGGTGGGCAACTCGATCACCAACGCCAACAACTACTTTGCCAACGGCAGCACGATCACCCAGACGACCGCGTGGGACGTGCGCGTGGACCACAACCTTACGCCGAAGCAGAAGATCTTCGCACGCTACTCGAACCGCTACTACAGTTCGGCACCGAACGCCCTTTTTCCGGCGCAGGACGCGGTCGCGGAAGGCTTGATCAACGGCGAGGACTACGCACGCGGCTTCACGTTCGGTCATACCATGACGATCAACGACAGGACGCTGCTGGATACGCGGCTTGGCTTTTCGCGAACTCTCTACAACTACCTGAACACGAGCCTTGGGTTCCAGGCCTCAACGCTGGGACTGCCGGGCACTCTGGATGCCGCGGGCGGAACTCCGACCTTCCCCGTGTTTTCGCCCGCGGGCTATACAGGGCTTGGCAACAACGGCGATCGCCACAATGCCTTTATGACGTACAGCCTGCTGTCTTCGCTGACGATGGTGCGTGGCAAGCACACGTTCAAGATCGGCTTCGACGGCCGTCTGATCCGGGTCAACGATCATGAGAGCGCCGATGCGTCGGGTAACTTCAGCTTCGGCACAAACTTCTCGCAGGGGCCAGACCCGAATGCAGCCAGCGCGAATACCGGCAACGGCATCGCGTCGATGCTGCTCGGCACAGGAACGGGAGACCTCATCCAGTCGTACAAGAATGACGCGTCGCAGAGCTATTACTTCGCGGAGTATCTGCAGGACGACTGGCGCGTTACGCACAAGCTGACTCTCAATCTCGGTGTGCGTTACGACCTCGACACCCCCCGCACCGAGCGCTATAACCGCATGAACTACTTCGACCCGAGCGCTCTGTCGCCGCTCTCTGCTGAAGTTCCTGGACTCAGCGGCGGCCTGGTCTTCGTCGGAACCGACGGGCACAGCCGCTACCAGTACCGTGCGGACACGAACAACTTCGCGCCTCGCCTGGGCTTCTCCTACGCTGCACTTCCAAGCACTGTCGTCCATGGCGGCGCTGCAGTGGTCTACGGGCCGTCGGCGCAGGCTGCTGCTGGAACCGTCGGGCCTTATGGGTTCCGTGTACAGAACTCATGGGTGAGCACGCTTGATGGCATCACGCCGTTCAACACTCTCGACAACCCATTCCCGAATGGCTTTCAGCCACCTCCAGGCGCAGCCGCCGGGTTGCTGACCGGAGTTGGCGGGCAGATCGAAGGTGCGATCCGCAACACGCCAACGCCATACGCTGTGCAGTGGGACCTCGATGTGCAGCACACGCTTTCGCGCGATACGACGCTGGAGGTCGCTTACGTCGGCAACCGTGGGCGCAAGCAGCAACAGAGCCGCGAGGGTGGCATCGACTTCGATCAACTGCCGACTGCGGACCTCTCGCTGGGGTCCCAGCTTGAGGCTTCCGTAGCCAATCCGTTCTATGGCTTTATCACCACGGGTGCCCTCAGCCAGCCAACCACAACGCGCGGTCAGTTGCTCCGCCAGTACCCGCAGTTCACGAGCATGCTGCCGCTGTTTCTTTCGGGAGGCAACACGCAGTATGACGCTCTGCAGGTACGCGTGAACAAGCGCTTCAACCAGGGTCTACAGGTGCAAGCGTCCTACGTGCTGGCGAAGAACTTCGACAACGGAACCAACCATCAGGACAGCTTTGCCCCGATGAAGGACTTCGCGGTCAGTTCGCAAGATGTTCACCAGCGCTTCGTGGGCAGCTATATCTACCAGTTGCCCATCGGACGTGGACAGCGCTTCGCTTCCAACATGTCGCGCTGGGAAGACCTCGCAGTGGGCGGATGGCAGATCAACGGCATCACGACGTTGCAGGGAGGCACGCCCCTTCAGATCAGCGCAAGCAACTCTCTCTCCAGCTTCGACTTTCAGACGCTGTATGCCAACACCAACTTCCAGAATGCCTCGCTCTCAGGCGACATCCACAAGCGCCTGAACGCATACTTCAAGACAGCCAATTTCAGCCAGCCAGCGCCGTTCACACTGGGCAACGGGCCGGCCTACTACGACAACCTGCGTTCGCCGAGCCTCGACAGCACAGACCTCTCGCTCTTCAAGGAGTTCGAGACGGTCGAGCGGCTGAAGCTGCAGTTCCGCGCCGAGATGTTCAACGCGTTCAACCATGTTCAGTTCGGCTCGCCAGATACCGGCGTGACGGATTCGACCTTTGGTGAGATTACGTCACAGGCAAACTCTCCAAGGCAGATTCAGTTCGGCCTGAAGCTGCTGTTCTAA